A window of the Alphaproteobacteria bacterium genome harbors these coding sequences:
- a CDS encoding lysophospholipid acyltransferase family protein produces the protein MLIRSLLFNLSFFGLTILLALLLFPALLLPRQIFLRTVRFWAWAVDYLLCHVVGANIEVRGTARLRGPCLVACKHQSAWETIALNRIIADPCFILKRELTWIPFFGWYLVKTGQVAVDRATGPRALKAMLHDVEAAVAGGRQPVIFPEGTRVPPGESQPYHPGVAALYRHLGVPVVPVAVNSGLTWGRRAFLKRSRRLILSALEPIPPGLDRTAFMSRLEAVIEGETRALEEEALSAERDRPGAP, from the coding sequence ATGCTTATCCGGTCTCTCCTTTTTAATCTCAGCTTCTTCGGCCTCACGATACTGCTGGCTCTTTTGCTGTTTCCGGCGTTGCTGCTGCCGCGGCAGATCTTTCTGCGCACGGTCCGGTTTTGGGCCTGGGCTGTGGACTACCTGCTATGCCACGTTGTCGGCGCCAACATCGAGGTGCGCGGCACGGCGCGTTTGCGGGGCCCGTGCCTAGTAGCTTGCAAGCATCAATCAGCCTGGGAGACCATCGCGCTCAACCGCATCATCGCGGATCCCTGCTTCATTCTGAAGCGCGAACTGACCTGGATCCCTTTCTTTGGCTGGTATCTCGTCAAAACGGGGCAGGTGGCGGTCGATCGCGCGACCGGCCCACGCGCCCTGAAAGCCATGCTGCACGATGTCGAGGCGGCGGTGGCAGGTGGCCGGCAGCCCGTCATTTTCCCGGAAGGGACGCGCGTGCCGCCGGGTGAGAGCCAGCCCTACCATCCAGGCGTGGCAGCGCTCTACCGCCATCTTGGCGTGCCCGTGGTGCCGGTGGCGGTCAACTCCGGGCTGACCTGGGGGAGACGGGCTTTCCTTAAGCGATCGCGGCGACTCATTCTTAGCGCACTCGAGCCGATTCCACCGGGACTTGATCGCACGGCATTTATGAGTCGGCTTGAGGCTGTGATCGAGGGCGAAACCCGTGCGCTGGAAGAGGAAGCCCTCAGCGCCGAACGTGATCGACCAGGCGCTCCATAA
- a CDS encoding YdcF family protein: MRFVSLSILALLLVGTIGLARFVTGLPTAVSIPDQKSDAIIVLTGGSGRLVEGLELLERGLGDKLFVSGVYRGVDVEELLRVARADGGSDNVARVALGHEADDTRGNAMETAAWMSKQSYGSLRLVTAAYHMPRSLLEFHRAMPEITLIAHPVFPDSVPLRDWWRHPGTLMLLVSEYGKYLLSRFVIR; the protein is encoded by the coding sequence ATGCGGTTTGTTAGTCTCAGCATTCTTGCATTACTACTGGTTGGCACAATCGGCCTGGCGCGATTCGTTACCGGTTTGCCGACAGCGGTAAGTATTCCGGATCAAAAGAGCGATGCCATCATTGTGCTCACGGGCGGTAGTGGACGCCTTGTCGAAGGGCTGGAACTACTGGAGCGGGGCCTCGGTGATAAACTCTTCGTCTCGGGCGTCTACCGCGGCGTCGATGTCGAGGAGTTACTGCGCGTGGCTCGGGCCGATGGTGGCAGTGACAACGTCGCGCGCGTCGCTCTGGGCCATGAGGCGGACGATACTCGGGGCAATGCCATGGAGACGGCCGCATGGATGTCGAAGCAGAGCTACGGCAGCCTGAGACTGGTTACCGCCGCTTATCACATGCCGCGCAGCCTGTTGGAGTTTCACCGTGCGATGCCTGAGATTACCCTTATCGCTCATCCGGTGTTTCCTGATAGCGTGCCCCTTCGCGATTGGTGGCGCCATCCCGGCACGCTGATGCTGCTGGTCTCCGAATATGGCAAATATCTGCTGTCGCGCTTCGTTATTCGTTGA
- a CDS encoding cell division protein produces the protein MAQVVPPLSFDREGSNLFLPWTIGLKTFFAALAVAALMSLEHAIVYWQSGDFAVVTIELPATADTAMVNDALEVMQRTIGIETAEPIPPARVAALIEPWIGQDNLPADLPLPVLIDVSVVPRALVDWQEVSARLANVVPEASLDTGKAWVERLIDLARLAQLVAGAMLLLIAGVGVLTVIFATRAGLAAQRSMIELLHLLGANDHYIARHFQRHALWLGLRGGTCGVLFAFAALFGLSHVGGRIDAPLLPELSLGIFGLSVLVVLPFLTGIIAMYSARLTVLRSLARMP, from the coding sequence ATGGCTCAGGTGGTCCCGCCGCTATCATTTGACCGCGAAGGTAGCAACCTCTTCTTGCCTTGGACAATTGGCCTCAAGACGTTCTTCGCGGCCTTGGCTGTGGCTGCGCTTATGTCACTCGAGCATGCTATCGTATATTGGCAGTCAGGCGATTTTGCGGTGGTCACGATCGAGCTTCCCGCTACTGCCGATACGGCGATGGTGAACGATGCGCTCGAAGTGATGCAGCGCACCATCGGTATCGAAACGGCGGAGCCAATACCGCCCGCGCGCGTTGCCGCACTTATTGAGCCCTGGATCGGCCAGGACAACCTGCCAGCCGATCTGCCGTTGCCGGTTCTGATTGATGTATCCGTCGTCCCCAGGGCCTTGGTTGATTGGCAGGAAGTTAGTGCCAGGCTTGCCAACGTAGTGCCGGAGGCCTCTCTCGATACCGGCAAGGCCTGGGTCGAAAGGCTTATCGACTTGGCGCGTCTGGCCCAGCTGGTTGCGGGGGCCATGTTGCTACTGATTGCCGGCGTCGGCGTGCTCACGGTTATCTTTGCAACCCGTGCGGGCCTGGCGGCGCAGCGCTCCATGATTGAGCTGCTGCATCTTCTGGGCGCCAACGATCACTATATCGCGCGCCATTTTCAGCGCCATGCCCTGTGGTTGGGTTTGCGCGGTGGCACTTGCGGCGTGTTGTTCGCCTTTGCCGCACTCTTCGGCCTCAGCCATGTCGGCGGTCGTATCGATGCGCCGTTGTTGCCGGAGCTTTCGCTTGGTATTTTTGGGTTATCCGTTCTGGTAGTGTTGCCGTTTCTTACCGGCATCATTGCCATGTATTCAGCGCGGCTGACGGTGCTACGCTCTCTGGCCAGGATGCCTTGA
- the ftsE gene encoding cell division ATP-binding protein FtsE, with translation MVRFENVGMRYGLGPEVLQDISFTLEQGSFHFLTGASGAGKSSLLRLLYLEHRPSRGLISVFDEDVVSADRNTLAGLRRRIGVVFQDFRLLDDLTARDNVALPLHVVGTRESEITAPVEELLDWVGLGDRMEAYPPTLSGGEKQRLAIARAVVRRPMLLVADEPTGNVDAANGERLMRLFEALNELDTSVVIATHDEALARDRGHSRLHLSAGRLVSEAL, from the coding sequence GTGGTCCGCTTCGAGAATGTCGGCATGCGATACGGTCTTGGTCCGGAAGTGTTGCAGGACATCTCCTTTACTCTGGAGCAAGGGAGTTTCCATTTTCTTACGGGCGCCAGTGGCGCGGGGAAGTCGTCACTGCTTCGCCTGCTCTATCTGGAGCACCGGCCGTCACGGGGCCTGATAAGCGTCTTTGACGAGGATGTGGTTTCCGCTGACCGTAATACGCTTGCCGGCCTGCGGCGGCGGATCGGTGTAGTCTTTCAGGATTTTCGCCTACTCGACGATCTCACGGCGCGCGACAATGTGGCACTACCGTTGCATGTGGTGGGTACACGCGAATCGGAGATTACTGCGCCGGTGGAGGAATTGCTCGACTGGGTCGGTCTCGGCGATCGCATGGAGGCTTACCCGCCAACCCTCTCGGGCGGCGAGAAGCAGCGCCTGGCCATCGCCAGAGCCGTGGTGCGACGGCCCATGCTGTTGGTGGCGGACGAGCCTACTGGCAATGTAGATGCGGCCAATGGAGAGCGTTTGATGCGTCTTTTCGAGGCCCTGAACGAGCTCGATACCTCCGTCGTGATCGCCACTCACGACGAGGCGTTGGCGCGTGACCGCGGTCATTCGCGGCTGCACCTCTCTGCCGGGCGTCTCGTCAGTGAGGCGTTATAG
- a CDS encoding DUF3426 domain-containing protein: MILSCPSCSTRFFVVDEAFASGGRRLRCSKCKHDWFEEAPDATEKVVAVASQENAKDDIDATFGKVASDEGSDDNMPPVGIIGGGAIRASQNGGGSWISWPALVSMLVALIAGLALLSDSVIATWPPAKQLYAMVGLPITELGEGLEIRNIEARFEPAPNGSRLIILGDVVNISSHARTVPMVRVVLRDDQDTDLGGWLFQATDLKMMPSETVSFRTIHESPPNAARDAVLGFTETPTEAAPSQESSPAQ; the protein is encoded by the coding sequence ATGATTCTGAGCTGTCCTTCTTGTTCCACCCGGTTTTTCGTTGTTGACGAGGCGTTCGCCAGCGGCGGTCGCAGGCTGCGCTGCAGCAAATGTAAACACGACTGGTTCGAAGAAGCGCCTGACGCCACCGAAAAGGTTGTGGCCGTGGCTAGCCAGGAGAATGCGAAGGACGATATCGACGCCACGTTTGGCAAGGTGGCCTCTGACGAAGGCTCGGACGACAATATGCCACCGGTTGGAATCATCGGCGGCGGCGCAATTCGCGCAAGCCAAAACGGCGGCGGCTCCTGGATCAGCTGGCCAGCCCTGGTCAGTATGCTCGTCGCCCTGATAGCAGGGTTGGCACTGCTTTCGGATAGCGTTATCGCCACTTGGCCGCCTGCAAAACAGCTTTATGCCATGGTCGGCCTGCCCATCACGGAGCTCGGCGAAGGGTTGGAGATTCGAAATATCGAAGCTCGATTCGAACCCGCTCCCAATGGCTCGCGGCTGATTATCCTCGGCGACGTCGTCAATATCTCAAGCCACGCCCGAACCGTGCCGATGGTCCGCGTGGTACTACGCGACGACCAGGATACGGACCTGGGCGGTTGGCTCTTCCAAGCCACCGATCTCAAGATGATGCCCTCGGAGACGGTCTCCTTCCGCACAATCCACGAATCGCCGCCGAATGCGGCGAGGGATGCGGTCTTGGGCTTTACGGAGACGCCAACCGAAGCGGCGCCATCGCAGGAAAGCTCACCAGCTCAGTAA
- a CDS encoding TIGR02302 family protein — protein MKRRGPAAMPGLRRKVALSRAALAWERIVPALLPGFGVIGGFAVITVFGLWIYLPGWLHALGLVAFAGALVWTLWRGRGAFLLPAREAGIRRLERVSVIDHRPLSTVLDRPAQADDPVTWAVWRSHVRRMETLLSKLHVGWPESALWRRDPFALRAVIVLLMLVGVLSAGDHLSARLGEALTPDMSVFTAVGPGKLTAWIDPPDYTGLAPVFLTEARDIGVDESPVQGDGAPIAVVAGSVLVARVHGGGHLPTLWHGGSAAEFAAESDTEFALDVTLEDDASLTITQGKHFLAKWSLRIVHDMPPTVTMTDNPEATRRSVLTLAYKASDDFGLAAVIADIDRPGETSSPVATAVSLILPLPGVAPAEAAGTSYHDLTAHPWAGMPVNFVLRAKDTGGQTGEAPVWNMVLPEREFRHPVAVAIVEQRRVLALSPDQSALVQIGLGDIANDPLSYAEDTVVFLGLTMAAERLLLMQEGDGLREVVDLLWDIALRVEDGALSLAEDALRDAEEALREALAGDADGKDLAELMERLKDALDEYLEALAEAGENQSPLDPSMQATDPNANALDREDLHAMIDQARDMAFTGAPEAAQEMLNELQRMLENLQSQSQLPQVRDGEGDPILRELQQIMSDQNQLMNETLEQAQSGRRGRRDDDGQGGGESGAEVQESLRRELGNVMRGVGEEGGSIPGGLGRAERAMREAREQLRGGRPDRAVGSQAEALQQLQEGAGEIIERMMSQGEGWQPGDQGYQRSNEGGRDPLGRVPPNNRGNAIGRVDIPEASDVQRSREILDELYRRSGERSRSQDERDYIQRLLRWY, from the coding sequence GTGAAGCGTCGTGGCCCAGCGGCCATGCCGGGACTTCGGCGCAAGGTAGCGCTAAGCCGTGCCGCACTGGCGTGGGAGCGTATTGTGCCGGCCCTATTGCCAGGATTCGGTGTGATCGGTGGCTTTGCGGTGATTACCGTATTCGGGCTTTGGATCTATCTTCCCGGCTGGCTCCATGCGCTTGGTCTCGTGGCCTTTGCCGGCGCTCTCGTTTGGACGCTGTGGCGCGGGCGTGGTGCTTTCCTGCTGCCGGCGCGTGAAGCCGGCATCCGTCGTCTTGAGCGCGTCAGCGTTATCGATCATCGCCCCTTGTCGACCGTGCTTGATCGCCCGGCGCAGGCGGACGATCCAGTAACATGGGCGGTCTGGCGCAGTCATGTCCGGCGCATGGAGACGCTGCTCAGCAAGTTGCACGTCGGCTGGCCAGAAAGCGCGCTCTGGCGGCGTGATCCCTTCGCCCTGCGCGCGGTCATCGTCTTGCTTATGCTGGTTGGAGTGTTGAGCGCCGGTGACCACTTGAGCGCCCGCTTGGGCGAAGCGCTTACGCCCGATATGTCGGTCTTCACGGCGGTCGGACCGGGCAAACTGACTGCATGGATAGATCCGCCGGATTATACAGGTCTCGCACCCGTTTTCCTTACCGAGGCACGAGATATCGGTGTTGACGAATCTCCGGTCCAGGGGGATGGCGCGCCAATTGCCGTCGTTGCCGGCAGCGTGCTGGTGGCGCGCGTGCATGGTGGTGGCCATCTTCCCACGCTGTGGCATGGCGGTTCTGCAGCGGAGTTCGCCGCGGAAAGCGATACGGAATTCGCTCTTGATGTAACACTCGAAGACGATGCCTCACTGACGATTACTCAGGGAAAGCATTTTCTTGCTAAGTGGAGCCTACGTATCGTTCATGATATGCCACCGACGGTGACAATGACCGATAATCCGGAGGCAACGCGGCGCAGCGTGCTAACTCTTGCCTATAAGGCAAGTGACGATTTCGGTCTGGCGGCGGTTATCGCCGACATCGACCGGCCCGGAGAAACAAGCTCTCCTGTAGCGACCGCGGTCAGCCTAATCCTGCCGCTTCCAGGGGTGGCGCCGGCCGAAGCGGCGGGTACGAGCTACCACGACCTTACTGCTCATCCTTGGGCCGGTATGCCGGTCAACTTTGTCCTACGTGCCAAGGATACTGGTGGGCAGACGGGCGAGGCGCCGGTCTGGAACATGGTGCTACCAGAGCGGGAGTTTCGTCATCCGGTGGCGGTGGCGATCGTAGAGCAGCGGCGAGTTTTGGCTTTATCCCCTGATCAGTCCGCGCTCGTGCAAATCGGACTCGGCGATATCGCCAATGACCCTTTGAGTTATGCCGAGGATACCGTGGTCTTTCTCGGTCTGACGATGGCCGCAGAGCGCCTGCTTCTGATGCAAGAGGGCGATGGTTTGCGCGAGGTGGTCGACCTTTTGTGGGATATTGCACTGCGGGTAGAGGACGGGGCCTTGTCGCTGGCGGAGGACGCCCTTCGTGATGCGGAGGAGGCATTGCGCGAGGCCCTGGCTGGGGACGCCGACGGCAAAGACCTAGCTGAGCTGATGGAGCGGCTCAAGGACGCCCTCGACGAATACCTCGAGGCTCTCGCGGAGGCTGGCGAAAACCAGTCACCGCTCGATCCGAGCATGCAGGCGACCGATCCCAACGCCAACGCTCTCGATCGTGAGGACTTGCACGCTATGATCGACCAGGCCCGTGATATGGCGTTTACCGGCGCGCCAGAAGCCGCACAGGAAATGCTCAATGAGCTTCAGCGCATGCTTGAGAACCTGCAATCGCAGAGCCAACTGCCGCAAGTCCGCGACGGCGAGGGCGATCCGATTCTGCGCGAATTGCAGCAGATCATGTCCGATCAGAACCAGCTGATGAACGAGACCTTGGAACAGGCGCAGTCGGGCAGGCGCGGGCGGCGCGACGACGACGGGCAGGGGGGAGGAGAGTCCGGCGCCGAAGTGCAGGAGTCGCTGCGGCGCGAGCTTGGCAACGTCATGCGCGGGGTCGGTGAGGAAGGTGGCTCTATCCCGGGTGGCCTCGGCCGGGCCGAGCGCGCCATGCGCGAGGCGCGCGAACAATTGCGTGGCGGGCGCCCGGATCGTGCCGTCGGCTCCCAGGCCGAGGCCTTGCAGCAATTGCAAGAAGGAGCCGGCGAGATCATCGAGCGCATGATGAGCCAGGGCGAGGGCTGGCAACCGGGCGACCAGGGCTACCAGCGCTCCAACGAAGGGGGGCGCGATCCCCTCGGCCGCGTGCCGCCGAACAATCGCGGCAATGCTATCGGTCGGGTCGATATTCCCGAGGCCTCCGACGTGCAGCGTAGCCGTGAGATCCTCGACGAGCTATATCGCCGCTCGGGCGAGCGCAGCCGCTCGCAGGACGAGCGTGATTACATTCAGAGATTGCTGCGCTGGTATTGA
- the lysA gene encoding diaminopimelate decarboxylase, producing the protein MDYFAYRNGVLHAESVPLTAIADALGTPCYCYSTATISRHYRVIADAFAGRDALVAYSVKANGNLAVIATLARLGAGADVVSEGEIRRALAAGVALEKIVYSGVGKTREEMAFALSSGVTHFNVESEPELVALSETAASLSTTALVALRVNPDVDAGSHDKISTGRRRDKFGVAIGQAPALYAAAAALPGLEVDGVDVHIGSQLTDLEPFRRAFECAIDLVQSLRADGHVIRRLDLGGGLGIPYGDETPPSPAAYAEMVFALTEGLDCRIVLEPGRVIVGNAGILLARVIYVKETEERRFIIVDAAMNDLVRPAMYGAQHAIAAVAQPTADVPFEPADVVGPVCESGDTFATQMPLPPLSAGDLIAFRSAGAYGAVMASTYNGRLLVPEVLIDGERWAEVRPRMKYETLLGLDCLPDWLQEGTTP; encoded by the coding sequence GTGGACTATTTCGCCTATCGTAACGGCGTGCTGCACGCCGAATCCGTGCCGCTTACCGCCATTGCCGATGCATTAGGCACCCCTTGCTATTGTTATTCTACCGCTACTATCAGCCGCCATTACCGGGTCATAGCCGATGCCTTTGCCGGGCGTGACGCGTTGGTTGCCTATTCCGTTAAGGCGAACGGAAATTTGGCCGTCATCGCCACTCTGGCAAGGCTTGGCGCCGGCGCGGATGTGGTTTCGGAAGGCGAAATTCGCCGCGCGCTTGCTGCCGGCGTGGCGCTGGAGAAGATCGTTTATTCTGGGGTCGGCAAGACGCGCGAGGAAATGGCCTTCGCCTTGTCCTCCGGGGTGACGCATTTCAACGTCGAATCCGAGCCCGAGCTGGTGGCCTTGTCGGAAACTGCCGCTTCACTGTCGACGACGGCGCTGGTCGCGCTACGTGTTAATCCGGATGTGGACGCCGGCTCGCACGACAAGATTTCGACCGGCCGTCGCCGTGATAAGTTCGGTGTTGCCATCGGGCAAGCGCCCGCCCTCTATGCTGCTGCAGCAGCATTACCAGGGCTGGAGGTGGATGGTGTTGACGTGCATATCGGCTCGCAGCTGACTGATCTTGAGCCATTTCGCCGTGCGTTTGAGTGTGCCATAGATCTCGTGCAATCCTTACGCGCCGACGGCCATGTTATTCGTCGGCTCGACCTCGGTGGTGGCCTTGGCATTCCTTACGGCGACGAGACGCCGCCATCGCCGGCGGCTTATGCTGAGATGGTCTTCGCGCTCACCGAAGGGCTCGATTGCCGCATCGTGCTGGAGCCGGGACGCGTGATTGTCGGGAATGCGGGCATCTTGCTGGCACGGGTGATTTACGTGAAGGAGACCGAAGAGCGGCGTTTCATCATCGTTGATGCGGCTATGAATGATCTCGTACGCCCGGCAATGTACGGCGCTCAACACGCCATCGCGGCGGTTGCGCAACCCACCGCCGATGTGCCCTTCGAACCAGCCGATGTGGTCGGCCCGGTTTGTGAATCCGGTGATACCTTTGCCACGCAGATGCCTTTGCCGCCGCTTTCCGCGGGTGATCTGATCGCCTTTCGCTCGGCCGGCGCCTATGGCGCGGTCATGGCCTCGACCTATAACGGCCGTTTGCTGGTTCCGGAAGTTTTGATCGACGGTGAGCGCTGGGCAGAAGTGCGTCCGCGCATGAAATATGAGACACTTCTTGGCTTGGATTGCTTGCCGGACTGGTTGCAAGAAGGCACAACGCCGTGA
- a CDS encoding lipoprotein, whose translation MSRRRVLLGLLASALIVACGRKGDPKSPSNEDER comes from the coding sequence ATGAGCCGCCGCCGCGTTCTCCTCGGTCTGCTGGCCTCGGCACTAATCGTCGCCTGCGGCCGCAAGGGTGATCCCAAGTCGCCGTCGAACGAGGACGAGCGTTAG
- the argH gene encoding argininosuccinate lyase, with product MSQDDNTPPAPPAGDSARTMWGGHFKSGPADIMARINPSVAFDKRLYAQDIAGSRAHAEMLVAVGILDAADGAAIQEGLDSVEAEIEAGDFTFDPALEDVHLNIEARLTELIGEAGKRLHTARSRNDQVATDFKLWVREAIADCDAALCDLQAALLRRAEEHADSVMPGFTHLQPAQPVTLGHHLMAYVEMFGRDRGRLADARTRLNQCPLGAAALAGTSFPIDREMTAKALGFAAPTENSIDSVSDRDFALEVLAAASIAAMHLSRLAEELVVWSSPGFAFVKLSEAFTTGSSIMPQKRNPDAAELVRGKSGRILGAFTSLLVALKGLPLAYSKDMQEDKEPVFDALDTLVLCTRAAAGMIGDMRIDEARMHAMAGVGYTTATDLADWLVRMLGMPFRQAHGVTGRLVRLAEERDCDLADLPLDVMQGVEAAIDERVFEVLGVTRSVVSRVSYGGTAPDQVRGAIERTRKRWR from the coding sequence ATGAGCCAAGATGACAACACCCCCCCGGCGCCGCCCGCTGGCGATAGCGCGCGGACGATGTGGGGCGGCCACTTCAAAAGCGGGCCAGCCGACATCATGGCTCGCATAAACCCGTCTGTCGCGTTCGACAAGCGTCTCTATGCTCAGGACATCGCCGGTTCGCGCGCTCATGCCGAGATGCTGGTGGCCGTCGGCATTCTCGATGCCGCCGACGGCGCCGCTATCCAGGAGGGGCTCGACAGCGTCGAGGCGGAGATCGAGGCCGGCGATTTTACCTTCGATCCTGCTCTCGAGGACGTGCATCTCAATATCGAGGCACGGCTAACGGAGCTTATCGGCGAAGCTGGCAAGCGGCTGCACACTGCGCGCTCGCGCAACGACCAAGTGGCGACCGATTTTAAGCTCTGGGTGCGCGAGGCCATTGCAGATTGTGATGCTGCGCTCTGCGACCTGCAAGCCGCGCTGCTGCGGCGAGCGGAAGAGCATGCGGACTCGGTCATGCCCGGCTTCACTCATTTGCAGCCGGCCCAGCCTGTCACGCTCGGCCACCATCTGATGGCCTACGTGGAGATGTTTGGGCGCGACCGGGGTCGGCTAGCCGACGCCAGAACCAGGTTAAATCAATGCCCACTCGGCGCCGCGGCACTCGCCGGCACATCGTTTCCCATCGACAGGGAGATGACGGCGAAGGCGCTCGGTTTCGCTGCGCCGACCGAGAATTCCATCGATTCCGTCTCTGACCGGGACTTCGCCCTGGAGGTCTTGGCGGCTGCCTCCATTGCAGCGATGCACCTATCGCGCCTGGCAGAGGAGTTGGTGGTTTGGTCGAGCCCGGGCTTTGCCTTCGTGAAGCTCAGTGAGGCCTTCACCACGGGTTCCAGCATCATGCCGCAAAAGCGCAATCCCGATGCAGCTGAGCTGGTGCGCGGCAAGAGCGGTCGGATCTTGGGCGCTTTCACATCTTTACTGGTGGCGCTAAAGGGCTTGCCCTTGGCCTATTCCAAGGACATGCAGGAGGACAAGGAGCCGGTTTTCGATGCGCTTGATACGCTTGTTCTTTGTACCCGGGCGGCGGCTGGCATGATCGGTGATATGCGGATCGACGAAGCGCGCATGCATGCGATGGCGGGGGTCGGCTACACCACCGCGACCGATCTGGCTGATTGGCTGGTGCGGATGCTTGGCATGCCCTTCCGTCAGGCCCATGGTGTGACCGGACGCCTGGTGCGCCTAGCAGAGGAGCGGGATTGTGACCTTGCAGACTTGCCCCTGGACGTCATGCAGGGTGTAGAGGCTGCCATAGACGAGCGCGTGTTCGAGGTGCTCGGAGTCACGCGGTCGGTGGTGAGCCGTGTGAGCTATGGCGGCACGGCGCCTGATCAGGTGCGGGGCGCAATTGAGCGGACGCGGAAGCGTTGGCGATGA
- a CDS encoding TlpA disulfide reductase family protein codes for MLTGKRTALAALAVVAIAVTAILAGKFEGSTPVTSELFPRPAGRLLPFIWHDAPKPLPEIAFAAPDKTPASFGDFTGGITLVNLWATWCAPCLREMPMLDALAGTVEDLKVVALNQNRGGMAVAGPFWEEKGFANLALYLDPTFSAAGMLVERGLPLTILLDRDGQEIARLEGIAEWDAPEVIAYFQVLTAK; via the coding sequence ATGCTAACAGGCAAACGCACAGCCCTTGCAGCACTCGCGGTCGTCGCCATCGCGGTGACAGCCATTCTCGCCGGAAAGTTCGAGGGATCAACCCCTGTGACAAGCGAATTGTTCCCGCGCCCAGCCGGGAGATTGCTCCCGTTCATCTGGCACGACGCGCCAAAACCCTTGCCCGAGATCGCCTTTGCGGCGCCTGACAAGACACCGGCAAGCTTCGGCGACTTCACAGGCGGCATAACGCTGGTCAATCTCTGGGCCACCTGGTGCGCTCCGTGCCTGCGCGAGATGCCTATGCTCGATGCGCTTGCGGGCACCGTAGAGGACCTCAAAGTCGTGGCTCTTAACCAGAACCGTGGTGGCATGGCGGTGGCCGGCCCCTTCTGGGAGGAAAAGGGCTTCGCCAATCTCGCCCTCTACCTCGACCCTACCTTCAGCGCAGCCGGAATGCTGGTTGAGCGCGGCCTGCCCCTCACTATTCTGCTCGATCGCGACGGTCAGGAAATCGCCCGCCTCGAAGGAATCGCCGAATGGGATGCCCCTGAGGTAATCGCCTATTTCCAAGTTCTAACAGCGAAGTAG
- a CDS encoding glutathione S-transferase gives MKLYEFKAAPNPRRVRIFLAEKGIDVPTVQIDLQNREQHTPEFLARNPMGGVPCLELDDGGHISESVAICRYFEGLQPEPCLMGAMPEEAARIEMWNRRMELDGMAAAGEAFRNSVPAFADRALPGIDPVAQIPDLAQRGKERLSRFYERLDEVLAKTPYVAGESYSIADITALVAIDFAGWIKIQPAESLVNIAGWYGRVSSRPSASA, from the coding sequence ATGAAGCTTTACGAATTCAAGGCGGCGCCCAATCCGCGCCGGGTTCGCATCTTTCTTGCGGAGAAGGGCATCGATGTGCCGACAGTGCAGATTGACTTGCAGAACCGCGAGCAGCACACGCCTGAATTTCTGGCACGCAATCCCATGGGCGGCGTGCCTTGTCTTGAGCTTGATGACGGCGGCCATATCTCTGAATCCGTTGCCATCTGCCGCTATTTCGAGGGACTGCAGCCCGAGCCGTGTCTGATGGGGGCCATGCCGGAGGAGGCCGCGCGCATTGAGATGTGGAATCGCCGCATGGAGCTTGACGGCATGGCCGCGGCTGGCGAGGCTTTTCGCAACTCGGTGCCAGCTTTTGCTGATCGGGCGTTGCCTGGTATCGATCCGGTGGCGCAGATTCCGGATCTGGCCCAACGTGGCAAGGAGCGCTTGTCCCGTTTCTATGAGAGACTTGACGAGGTTTTGGCCAAGACCCCCTATGTGGCTGGCGAGAGCTATTCGATTGCCGACATTACGGCACTAGTGGCCATCGACTTTGCGGGCTGGATCAAGATTCAGCCCGCCGAGTCGTTGGTCAATATCGCCGGCTGGTACGGCCGCGTCTCATCTCGCCCCTCCGCTTCGGCTTGA